One Helianthus annuus cultivar XRQ/B chromosome 7, HanXRQr2.0-SUNRISE, whole genome shotgun sequence genomic region harbors:
- the LOC110868079 gene encoding uncharacterized protein LOC110868079 isoform X1 has translation MMKLSSSAVAASVLAASTAALSSSHPSSSVQELRGVKGGEMKVEKEKFAPRFDGLKFIETLVTAHSRSIGLVLQSFTNLQKHHRVRFISHATIGTTHKHRSSSSSISVHDHYGMTKIPELDEYT, from the exons ATGATGAAGCTCTCTTCTTCCGCCGTCGCCGCCTCCGTCCTCGCCGCCTCTACGGCGGCGCTCTCCTCCTCTCATCCTTCTTCATCCGTTCAG GAACTTAGAGGGGTGAAGGGTGGGGAAATGAAGGTCGAGAAGGAGAAATTTGCACCGAGATTTGATGGGTTGAAGTTTATCGAGACATTGGTGACGGCTCACAG CAGAAGTATCGGTTTGGTACTTCAATCATTCACCAATCTACAGAAGCATCATCGAGTAAGATTTATCAGTCATGCAACAATTGGCACAACTCACAAGCATCGTTCATCATCAAGTTCGATTTCTGTTCATGATCATTATG
- the LOC110868079 gene encoding uncharacterized protein LOC110868079 isoform X2 yields MMKLSSSAVAASVLAASTAALSSSHPSSSVQELRGVKGGEMKVEKEKFAPRFDGLKFIETLVTAHRSIGLVLQSFTNLQKHHRVRFISHATIGTTHKHRSSSSSISVHDHYGMTKIPELDEYT; encoded by the exons ATGATGAAGCTCTCTTCTTCCGCCGTCGCCGCCTCCGTCCTCGCCGCCTCTACGGCGGCGCTCTCCTCCTCTCATCCTTCTTCATCCGTTCAG GAACTTAGAGGGGTGAAGGGTGGGGAAATGAAGGTCGAGAAGGAGAAATTTGCACCGAGATTTGATGGGTTGAAGTTTATCGAGACATTGGTGACGGCTCACAG AAGTATCGGTTTGGTACTTCAATCATTCACCAATCTACAGAAGCATCATCGAGTAAGATTTATCAGTCATGCAACAATTGGCACAACTCACAAGCATCGTTCATCATCAAGTTCGATTTCTGTTCATGATCATTATG